The sequence CAGGCCTGGGGCATCAACCCGACGCCGATGGCCTGGTCCGAAACCTTCACCGCCCTGCAGCAAGGCGTGGTCGATGGCCAGGACAACCCCTACATCACCGTCTCGGCGATGAAGTTCAACGAGGTGCAGAAGTACATCACCAACGTGCGCTACCTGTTCTCGCTCGAGCCGCTGATCGTCAGCGAGTCGGTGTTCCAGGACCAAAAGCCGGAAGTGCAAAAAGCCATTCTGGACGCCGGCATGGAAGCGACCGAGCACAGCTACAAGTATCTGCTCGAGACCGAAGACAAGATCAAGAAGGAACTGGCCGCCAAGGGCATGCAGATCAGCGATGCCGCCAACGGCGAGAAAGAGTTCATCGAAAAGGCCACCGCTGCCGTCTGGCCGAAGTTCTACGAGAGCATCGGCGGCAAGGCCAAGCTCGACCAGGCGCTGAAGAGCCTCGGCCGATAAGCCGCCATCGCCGGGGCGCCCCGCCCCGGCCCGGCAACGCAGCCGGGGGGCCATCCCCCCGGCGGTGACGCCAACCGGACCGATCAACGCATTCGCGCGCTCGCGACACCGTGGAGCCAGCCATGTCCCTCAAGAAATTCATCCTCAATCTGCTCGGCAACATCGAGGAGTATCTGGCAGAAGCCCTGCTGGCCTGCTTCGTGGTCCTGCTGTTCGTCCAGATCCTGCTGCGCCAGTTCTTCCAGTACTCCCTGCCCTGGGGCGAGGAGCTGGCCACCTACATGTTCGTCTGGTTCGCCTACCTCGGCGCCACCGTGGCGGCCAAGATGTCGGCCCACAACCGGGTGACCTTCCAGTTCAACTTCACCCCGCCGATCGTGCGCAAGGTGTGCATGGCCCTGGCCGACCTGCTGTGGGTGTGCTTCAACCTGTACTTCGTCTACCTGAGCTATGACTTCGTGTTCAACCGCATGAACCTGTTCTGGAAGTCGCAGACCCTCGGCCTGCCGATGAAGTACTTCTACATGATCCTGCCGATCGCCTTCACGCTGATGTCGATCCGCATTCTCTGGAACAACTACCTCACCCTGGTCAAGGGCGTGAACCTGGTCGATCCGGAGACCGAAGAGATCGAAAAACTCAAGCACAGCGCCACAGCACAACAATAAAACGCGGCCCACCGCAGAGAGACAGTCATGGACGCTTATATCGTAGAGATCCTGTTCGGCAGCTTCTTCTTCCTGATGCTGCTGGGCGCGCCGATCACCATCGCCCTCGGCGGCGCGGCGCTGGCCACCTTCGTGGTGGTGGAAAAGAACCCGATCGCCTTTGTGCAGATCGCCTTCACCTCGGTCGGCAGTTTTCCGCTGATGGCCCTGCCGGCCTTCGTGCTGGCCGGTGCCTTGATGGAAGCAGCCGGCATTTCCAAACGCCTGGTCGACATCGCCGAAACCCTGGCCGGCCCGATCACCGGCGGCCTCGGCGCCGCCACCGTGATGGCCTGCCTGTTCTTCGGCGCCATCTCCGGCTCGGGCCCCGCCACCACGGCGGCCGTCGGCATGCTGATGATCCCGGCCATGACCAAGCGCGGCTACGACCGCCCCTACGCCTCAGCCGTCACGGCCGCCTCGGGCGGCCTGGGCATCATCATCCCGCCCTCGATCCCGATGGTGATCTTCGGTATCGCCGCGCTGGGCCTGATGCCGCCGCCCGAGGCCGTCGCCAAGCACGGCGAGTTCGCCTCGATCTCGATCCCCAAGCTGTTCATCGCCGGGGTGGTGCCGGGCATCGTGATGGCCGGCAGCCTGTTGATCATCAACTACTTCATCTCGAAGAAGAACGGCTATGTCGGCCTGACCGACAAGTGGTCCTTCGGTGACATCCGTGCCTCGCTGCGCCGCGGCGTGTGGTCCATCCTGGCGCCGGTGATCATCCTCGGCGGCATCTACACCGGCCTGTTTACACCGACCGAATCGGCCATCGTGGCGATCTTCTACACGCTCTTCGTCGGCGTCGCCCTGCACCGCGAGCTGAAGTTCCCGGCGCTGCTCAATTCGCTGCGCACCACCACCTGGATCACCGGCCGCGTGCTGCTGATCCTGTTCACCGCCACCGTGTTCGGCCGCCTGCTGGTCGAGCAGCGCATCCCGGCGATCATCGCCGAATCGATACTCGGCCTGACCGACAACCTCTACCTGATCTGGGCGATGATCATCTTCTTCCTGATGTTCGTCGGCATGTTCATGGAAACCCTGGCGGCGATCATGATCCTGGTGCCGGTGCTGCTGCCGGTGATGTACACCATCGGGGTCGACCCGACGCACGTGGGCATCGTGGTGATCTGCACCTTGTCGGTCGGCTTCATGACCCCGCCGCTGGGCGAGAACCTGTTTGTCGCCTCGGGTATCGGCGGATCGAGCATCGAGGCCATCGTCTCGCGCATCCACCCCTTCGTCATCGTCTCGGTGATCGCGATCTTCCTCATCGCCTATGTCCCGCAACTGTCCCTCTGGCTACCCGGCCTGCTGGGCTACTGACCGGTACGGCCGGGCCGCATCACGGCCCGGCCGCGCCCTTTGCATCCGAACCTCGCTGCCACACCGGTAACGCGACCGCTTCCAGGGAGAAACCCATGTTCCCAGCCCCCCGCCGCCATCTTCGCGCCTTGCTGCTCGCCCTCGGTTGCCTCGCCGCCAGCCTGTCGCTGGCCGCCGCCGACGATCCGCCGCGCGAGGCGCTGCACGGCTCCCGCGTCGAGCAACGCGCCATGGCGCTGCTCGAGCGGGCGGTTGCCCATGTCGAGGCCAAGGGCGAGGCCGGCACCGCCGCCTTCAACCACGGGCCGGCGTTCATCGACCACGACCTGTACGCCTACGCCCTGAAGACCGACGGCACCTTCCTGGCCAGCGGCGGCGACTCGGCCGCGCTGGTCGGGCAGAACGTGCTCAAGGAGGTCGATCTCAACGGCAAGTCCTTCTTCCGCGAGATCATCGAGCAGGCCAAGGCCTTCGGCGCGGGACGGGTCGAGTACCGCTGGTTCAACCCGGCCGACGCCCGCGGCGAGCCCAAGGTGGCGGTGTTCCGCGCGGTGGGCGAGATCATCGTCGCTGCCGGCTACTATCCGCCGCGCGCCACGCCCATGCAGGCGCGGGTGCTGCTGCGCGACGCGGCCAAGGCCATGGCAAGCAACCCGGCGGCCGCACTGGAACACTTCCAGCGACTCGATGGGGCCTTCATCCGCGACGATCTGTATGTGTTCGTGGTGCGCCTGTCCGACGGCACCTTCCTCGCCCATGGCGCCACGCCGGCGCTGGTGGGCACCAACAGCTACGAGCTGGTCGGCCCCGACGGCACCCATGTGGTGCGGCGGATGGCCGAGCTCGCCAGGGACAGCGCCGAGGGCGAGTCGGACTACGCCTGGCGCAACCCGGCCACCGGCACGGTCGAGAAGAAGCACACCTATTTCAAGATCGTCGGCGACACGCTGGTGGCCGTCGGCTACTACCGGCGCTGAGGCTCAGCGCAGCAGATCATTGAGGTAGCGCACCGGGATGGCGTAGCTGATGCCCGAGGGCTTGCTCAGCACGTTCTCCTTGGTGTCCTTGACGAAGACCATGTTGAGCACGCCGATCACCGCGCCGGAGTCCGGGTCAAACAGCGGGCTGCCGCTGTTGCCGGGATAGGCCGTGGCGTCGAGCTGATAAACCGAGAACGGATCACTGCCGAGGCTGCGGATCTGGCGGGCGTTGAGCTCGCGGGCATTGCCGCGGGGGATGCTGATCGGCGTGATCGCCGAGACGATGCCACGATGGGTGGCCGGCTTGAGGCCCAGCGCACTGCCGATCGGGAAACCGGTAAAGGCCACCGACTGCCCCTCATCCACGTCGCCTCCCGACAAGGCCAGCACCGGCAGGGCCGGCCCGACGATGCGCAAGGTGGCCAGGTCATGGTCGGGGTCGGAACGGAGCTTCTCGGCCGAGCGCACATTGACCTTGTCCCCCATCGGGATGGCGACGGCGAGCGTCTCGCGGCGTGCGGCATCGAGCGTGGCCGGCAAGACATGGGCATTGGTCGCCACGGTCAGCCCGTCGGCCACGGCAAAGCCGGTGCCGAGGAAACGGAAGGCCGGGCTGCGGGTGGGTTCATATGTACCCACGGCAACGATGGAGGGCTTGATGCGCGAGACGGTCGCAGGAAGGTCGGCCAGCGCCGGCGCACTCGTCACACTCAGGAGCAGCACGGACGCGGCAAGTCGGAGCCAACGGCTCATGGGCAATTCCCCTTATCGGTCGGCCATGAACAGAGGCGTCATGACTGCAGACGATTCAACCACACTCGCGTCATAAGGGTGTTGCCGTTCGCTGAAAAACCCGAGGATCCGTGTCACGTAGGCCTGGGTTTCGGGATAGGGTGGCACGCCCTTGAAGCGCTCCACGGCGCCTTCTCCGGCATTGTAGGCGGCCGCCACCAGGCGCACATCGCCGCGAAAATAGGCCAGCAGCCAGCGCAGGTAGGCCAGCCCACCGCGGATGTTCTGCGCCGGATCGTAGGCATTGCGCACGTTGAAGCGCTCGGCCGTCTCGGGGATCAGCTGCATCACCCCCATGGCGTTGCGCGGTGACAGCGCCTGCGGATTGAAGGCCGACTCGGTTGCCGCGATGGCCAGGGCGAAGCGGGCGTCCACCCCGAAGTCGGGCGCGGTGCGGGCCACCTGCTCGATGATCGGATGACGATCGGCCGGCAGCCGGGCCATCAAGCGCGTGATCAGCCCCGCGTCCTGCTCCCAGGCCGGTGCGTGCAGGCAGTCGGGGACGTTGCCGGTATAGGGGCCGGTGAAGCGCTGCATCCGGTCGGCCTGTGGGTGGGCCAGCATGGCGGCCATGGCGAACAAGGTGCCGGCATAGGCGTCGTCGCGCGGCACGCCGCGCCCGTTGGCGTACATCCAGCCCAGCGCATACATGCCATCGGCGCTACCCTGCCGGGCCGACTCGCAGTAGCAGGCCGCGGCGCGATCCGGCTCGCGCGGCACGCCCTCGCCATGCTCGAAGCGCAGGCCGGCCTCGTGCAGATAGTCGGCATGCTGGCGGAGCGCGTCCTGCTCCGCTGGCGTGAGCGGGGTCTCGCCCATCCGTGCCGCCTGCGCGGCCCCCGCCAGCAGGGCCAGCGACGCGCAAAGGACGAGCCCGCGGCGCATCATCGCATGCCTTACAAACGCCAGACGCGCACGCCGGCCTCGGCCAGCGCGTGGCGGTCGAATGCCGACTTGACGTCGACGAACACGCCATTGTCGTCGAGCGGCGCGGTCAAGGTGGCCAGGTCCATCTGGCCATATTCGCGGTGCGACACGGTGGCGACGATCGCCTGGGCGCGGGGAAGATCGGCCCAGTCGACCAGCGTCACGCCGTATTCATGCATGGCTTCGGCCGCCTCGGCGACCGGATCATGCACCACCACCTCGCAACCGAAGCTCTGCAGTTCGCGGATGACGTCGATGACCTTGCTGTTGCGCAGGTCGGGGCAGTTTTCCTTGAAGGTCAGGCCCAGCACGATCACCTTGCAGCCCTTGATCGAATGCCCGGCCTGGATCATCTGCTTGACCGTCTGCTCGGCCACATACTTGCCCATGCCGTCGTTGATGCGCCGCCCGGCCCGGATGACCTCCGGGTGCAGGCCCAGCATCTCGGCCTTGTGGGTCAGGTAGTAGGGGTCGACGCCAATGCAGTGGCCCCCGACCAGGCCCGGCCGGAAGGGCAGGAAGTTCCACTTGGTACCGGCCGCTTCGAGCACGTCGAGCGTGTCGATGCCGACCTCATGGAAAATGACCGCCAGTTCGTTGATCAGCGCGATGTTCAGGTCGCGCTGGGTGTTCTCGATGACCTTGGCCGCCTCGGCGACCTTGATGGTGGCCGCCGGATAGACGCCGGCCGTGATCACCGCACCGTACACCTCCTTGACCTTCTCGAGCGTGGCCGGGGTGTCGCCCGACACCACCTTGACGATCTTGGTGACCGTGCGCTCCTTGTCGCCCGGGTTGATGCGCTCGGGCGAGTAGCCGACGAAGAAGTCCTCCTTCCACTTCAGCCCGGAGGTCTGCTCCAGGATCGGAATGCACACCTCCTCCGTGGCGCCCGGATAGACGGTGCTCTCGTACACCACGATGGCGCCCTTCTTGAGGTACTTGCCCACCGAGGCCGAGGATTTCTCCAGCGGGGTGAGGTCGGGCTGGCGGGCGGCGTCCACGGGGGTGGGCACCGCGACGACGATGAAATCCGCCTCGGCGATCACCGACGGGTCGGTGTGGCAGCTCAGCTGGCTGGCGGCGCGCAGGTCCTCGCTGCTGACCTCGCCGGTCGGATCGCGAAAATCGCGATAGGCCGCCACTTTCTCGGCGGACAGGTCGAAACCCAGGGTCTTGAACTTCTTGCCAAACTCAACGGCCAGCGGCAAGCCGACATAGCCCAGCCCAATCACGGCAACGGTGGTCACGGATGCATTCCTTCAGATACAGAGTTTCAATTATGGCTTATAGGGTCTTGCGCAATGCGTTGGCTTCTTCGTAGAAGCGGTTACCCACAGGATACTCGCCGGTGAGCGCATTCAGAACCGCCCGGGCATCGTCCTTGCGCCCGGCCTTGATGTAGCCCTTGGCCAGGTTCAGCGCGATCAACGCCGCCTTGGGCGCGATCTTGTGCGCCTGTTCGAGTTTCTTGACCCCGGCTGCGGCAGCGCCGCCTTCGACCTCGATCATGCCGACCGTGTCGAGGATGGCGGGGTTGTCCGGCGCCAGTTCCAGCGCCCGCTGCCCATACTCCAGCGCCTTCGGGTCCTTCTTCTGGCTGGCGATCCATGCCAGGTTGTTCAGCACCAGCGGCTTGTCGGGGGTCATCTCGTTGAGCTGCCGATAGAGCGTGTAGGCCTGGTCGAGGCGCCCCTGGGTCAGGGCATGTTCGGCCACGTAGGCCGTCACCGGCACATCCTTCGGGTTCGCGGCCAGCCAGTCTTCGGCCAGTTTGTCGCCTTCCTTGCCCCGCTCGGTGCGCGCCAGCGCCGCATGCAGCTTCACCACCGTCTGCGATGTCGGCGTCAGGGCGTGGGCCTTGCGGAACGGCGCCACGGCCGATGCCCAGTCCTCCTTCGAGACGTGAACATCGCCCTCGAAGAGGTAGCCCAGGCCGGACTTGGGCAGCTGCTTCTGCAGGTCGCGGGACATGGTCAAGGCCTCATCGAAGCGCTTGCCGTCGATCATGATGGAGATCAGGACGCGCTGGACTTCGAACAGATCCTGCCGCAAGGCCAGCGAGCGACGAAGGTTGGCCTCGGCCCCCTTGGCGTCACCGTTCATGAACTGCGCGCGCCCCAGGTCCATCAGCGCCTCGGCATTGTCCGGCTCCTGCGCGGCGCGTTTCTGGAACACCGACACCGCTTGCTGGACGTCGCCATTGGCCACTTGCGCATGGCCGAGCAGCTTGAGCAAGACGGGATTCTCCGGCGCAATCGTCGCCGCTTCACGCAGGATGGTCAGCGCCTCGGCCTTCTGCTGGGTCCGCAACAGGAAGTCCGCCAGCTGCAGCTTGGGTCCGAGAACCCCCGGGGCGTGGCTCACTGCCTTGCGGAGCAGGCCGTCGATCGTCTCGGTGCTGCCGCCCGCCGCCTTTTCAAGCTCGGCCGCCGCCAGGTAGACATCTGCCCGCGCGGGCGACTGATCGAGCATGCGCTTGTAGATGGCCCGCGCGGCATCGACCTTGCCGGCGCGAAACTCGATCCGCGCCAGGTTGGTCGCCGCGGGGAGGAAGTCGGCCTGCACCTTGAGCGCCGCCTCAAAGGCCTTGCGCGCGCCGTCGATGTCGCCCTTGCCCAGCAGGATCCCCCCGCGGAGGTTCTGGGCCAGCGCGTTGTCGGGCATTTTCTTTTCGAGAACCGCCTGTGCCTGCAGGGCCTCGTCAAACTTCCTCTCGCGCAGCAGCGCGGTCACGCGCGCGAAGTCGGCGTAGCCCTCTGATTCATCGAGATCACTGGCCTCGCCGAGGTCTTTCAGACCGGCGGCGACATTGCCCGCGGCAAGGCGGCTGATGCCCAGGCGCGTGCGCGCACGCGCGTCGTCGGGCTGCTTTTCGACCTGCTTGGCAAAGTAGCTGGCCGAACGCTCGAAATCACCCGCCAGCAGATAGGCCTGCCCGGCGAGCATCAGCACCTCCGGGACATGACCATAGGATTCGAGCAGCGGCTGCAGCGCTTCGACCGCTCGCGCGCCATCGCGCTGGGCGAGGTAGGACATCACCAGCAGGCGACGGGCGACCGGATTGCCCGGGGAGGCGGCAAGCACCTTCTTCAGGTTCACCTGCGCTTGCAGCTGATCGTTCAGCCGGTAGTAGACCGAGCCCGCCAGCAGGTTGCCCGGCAGGTAGTCCGGCGCCAGCTTCAGGACCTCCTGCACACCATCGCGGCTTTCGGTGAGCCGGTCTTCCTGGAAGTTCGACATAGGCCTGGAGGTAGGTCACCACCGGCGAGGCACCGACCGTCGCCTTCATGTCGGCGAGCCGGGCCTTGCCCTCATCGAGGCGCTGGTTCTGCAGCAAGGTACTGACCTGCGCAAAGCGGTAGTTGACGTCCTTGGGCTTGAGGTCGATCGCCTTCTGCAGCGCCGCCAACCCCTCATCGAGCTGGTTGCTGGCAAAGAGGACTTCGGCGCGGGTCGCGTGGACTTCGGCCACATCCGGCGACGTGGCCACCAGCTCATCCAGCGCCTTGAGCGCTTCGTCGTATTTCGCGTCCAGCGCCAGCACCCGCGCCAGGCCGACCTTGGCCAGCGCGTTGTCACCGTCGGCCTTGAGCGCTTCGCGGTAATCGCGAGCGGCCTCGTCCCGGCTCGTGCTGATGCGCGCGTCACCGAGCACCGTCAGCAGCTCGGACAGCGCCTTCGGGTCTTTCAGCGCCGTACCGGTATAGGTCTTGATCACTTCGTCGCGCTGTCCTTGGCGCACCAGTGCGCGCGCCAGCATGGGCGTGACGGCCGCCTCGTCGTAGCCGAGCCGGAGTGCGACCTGGAGTTCCTTGACGGCACCGGCCAACTCACCGCGGTCGTAGTAGATCTTGCCGAGCAGGTAGCGGGCTTCGGGCAGGTCGGGCTTTTCCTGCAACGCGTTCTTGAGCTGGATCATCGCGGCGCTGGCGTCGTCCTTTGCCAGGTAGCCACGGGCCGATTCGAGCATCTCGTCCGGGTTGCTGCCACAGCCGGACAACAGCGCCGCGGCGAGCAGAAAGGTCATCAGGCGGCTGGGCCGCACCCGGCGCGGCGAGAGAGGGGACACAGGCACGATCAGGCCTCCTTCTTGATTCCGAAACGATTCATGAGGTCGTACAGGGTTGGCCGGCTGACGCCAAGCACTTCCGCCGCACGCGCGATGTTTCCGTTGACGCGCGACAACACCTTGGTCACCGCCGACCGCTCTGCCGCTTCGCGCACCTGGCGCAAGTTGAGCATTTCGAGCGATTCGTCGGCGGTCTCGAGGCCGAGATCCTCCGCCGTGACCCGGTTGCCGTCGGCCATGATCACCGCGCGCTTGACGCAGTTTTCCAGCTCACGCACGTTGCCCGGCCACCGGTGCGCCTCGACGGCCGCGACCGCTTCGTCGCTCAGGCGCATGCTGCCGCGACCATTCTCTTCGGCAAAGCGCTGGACGAAGGCATGGGCGAGCAGGCTGGCATCGCCGGGCCGATCGCGCAGGGGCGGGATCTCGATCACGATCTCGGCCAGGCGGTAGTACAGGTCTTCGCGGAACCGGCCTTCTTCGATCAGCCGCTTGAGGTCCTGGTGGGTGGCGCAGACCACGCGCACATCGACCGGAATCTCGCTGCGGCCGCCAATACGTTCGATCACCCGCTCCTGCAAGAAGCGCAGCAGCTTGGCTTGCAGCGGCATCGGCAGGTCGCCGATCTCGTCGAGGAACAGGGTCCCCTTGTCGGCGGTTTCGATCTTGCCCGGCGTTTGCTTGACGGCGCCGGTAAAGGCGCCCTTCTCGTAGCCGAACAGCTCGGCTTCGAGCAAGGCGTCGGGGATGGCGGCGCAGTTGATGGCAACGAAACGCTGTTTGGCACGGGAGGACAGCTCATGCAGGCCGCGCGCCACCACCTCCTTGCCGGTGCCGCTCTCGCCGAGCAAGGCCACCGTCACGTTGTTGGCCGAGGCGACCTTCTCGACGGTGCGACACACCTTGAGCATGCCGGGGTCGCGGGTGAGCATGCCGCTGAGCGCGGAACCACGCTCTTCCTGCAGGCGCTGGTTCTCCCGCTGCAGGTCATACAGCCGGAACGCCCGGTCGATGGTCAGCGTCAGGAACTCGGGCTCGAAGGGCTTGGCGAAGAAATCGTAGGCGCCCATGCCGACGGCGCGCACCGCGTTCTCGCGGTCGTGCTGGCCGGTCAGCACGATGACCTTGGTGTCGGGCGCCAGCGCCAGCATCTCCTGCAGCAGCGCGAAGCCTTCGCCGACGCCGTCGGGTTCGGGCGGCAGGCCGAGGTCCATCGTCACCACTGGCGGCTCGTGACGGCGCAACTGCGCGATGGCACTTTCCCGGTCGCTGGCCAGGATCGTTTCGAAATCGCCAAAAGCCCAGCGCATCTGCTTTTGCAGCGCCGGGTCATCCTCCACCACCATCAGGGTGCGTTGCTTCTCGGTCATGGTCATGAATCTGTCTGTGCGACGGCCGCTGAATTACTGACGGCCCGTTGGGGCGCCGGGAGCACGAGTTGCATGACGGTACCGACATCGGGGGTGCAGTCGACCCGGATGTCACCGCCCAACTCGCGCAGATACTGCCGCGCCTCGAACACGCCGATGCCCATGCCACTGGTCTTGGTCGTCTGGAACGGGCGGAACAGCTGGTCGCGAATGAACTCGGGCGACATGCCGCATCCGTTATCCCTGACCTCGATCAGTGCTCTGGCGTCATCAAGGCGTCGAAGGCATGCCGTTACCATACCATCGTCCTTTGTGGCGTCGAGGGCATTTTGCACGATATGCCCCACCACCCGCTCGAGCCGCTCGGCGTTGGCCTGCACCACGACGGGCGAGGCCTCGATCACGATCGAGACCGGCGGCTTGAGCTGCGCGCGCTGCTGGCGAATCCGCTCGAGCATCTGCCCCAGGTCGACCGGACGATCCCGCTCTATGGCCGTTTTTTTTCTGCAGTTGCTGCATCAGGTCGCGCATCTTCTGCTCGACATGGGCCACCGTGTCGAGCATGTCCGCCTGAAACTCGGGGTTCTCCTTGTGGCGCTCGGCGTTTTTCAACATCAGCGACAACTGCGCGACGAGGTTTTTCAGGTCGTGCACCACGAAGGCGGACATGCGGTTGAAGGCGTCGAACTTGCGCGCCTCGATCAGCGCCTCGGCCGCCTGCATGCGCGCCAGATAGCTGGCGGCCTGGCGCTGCGCGCTCTTGAGCAGATCGAGCACTTCCCAGTTGACATCGAACGGCGTACGCGGCGACAGCAGCACCACAAAGCCGATCAGCACTTCGCCAGCGGTCAGGGGCACGACGAGCCAGGCATCGTCCATCTCGGACAGCCAGCGCGGCGGCGTCAGGGCACCATAGGTCTTGGGCCGCATCCGGTATTCCTCGAGATTGAAGACCCAGCCCTCATCAGCCAGAAAACGGCACAGCGGGTCATCGGCCGATTCCTCGATCGTCGATTCCGGCATGTTCAGACGGGCGCGCATCACGAAGCGCCCGTGGCCATCGTCCAGCCACAGCCCGCCGCCGGCACTTTCGACCAGATCGGCCAGCGCACCGATGGTCGTCTGGCCGAGGTCCTGGTGGTCACCACTGGCCGACAGGGCGCGGGTAAACTTGAGCCACTCGATACGGTAGTCGTAGCGGTACGGAAACAGATGCTTGTTGAGCCACACCCGCAGGCGCGCCCGCTGGGTGCCTGACACGGCCACCACGCCGAGCAGCAGCAGCGCAGCGAAGAACAGCGTCACCTGCAGCGCCCGCCCCCAGTCGCCGCCAAAGTAGCGTACGTAGTAACCGGCCGCCGCCACCAGCAGCAGATACAGCCCGGAAGCGGCCAGCGCGGTGGAATGGAAGACCATCTCGCGCGACACCGACAGGCGGATCGCCCATCCGGGCACCCGCGATGCCGAAATGGCGATCAGCGGCAGCACCAGGGCATGCGCCAGGCCACGGATGCTCCAGATGTCGCGGTCGATGGCGCCGAACAGGAAAGCATCGGCATACAGATAGAGGTCGAACACCGCCGACGCCGCCATGGCCAGGCAGAACGGCTTGAGCCCCCAGCGCGACTCCGAGGGCAGCAGGCGATAGAGTTGCTCGACCAGCACCAGGGCATAGACCGCGGCAACCAGGTGCAGGAAGATCAAGGCGCGCAGCGGATCCACAGGCCAGGGCAGCGACAGCAGGGTCATGCCTGCGGTCGCTGCGCGCAAGGCCACGACAGCGATCGCCACTCGTTGCGGCCAGGTGCGCCGGCTGCCATCGATCTGCCGGATCAACCCGACGACAAAGGCAAGCCAAGCCGCATCCCGCACCACCGACAGCACGGCAGCCAGCGCGCCCGCGTAGGCCAGGCCGGAAATCATTGCCGCGCCGGCGACGCACCAGGCCGCACTGGCCCCAACGGCCAGCAGCAGGCGGCCACCCGCGCCCTTGCCGCGCCAGGCGGCCGCGAGATACACGCCGAACAGCCCGAACGCCGCAGCGGCCAGGGCATAGCCCCAGACCGCCACGCTCGTCAGTTCAAGCATCTCGAATCACCTTGGCCGGGAACCCGGCCAGCAGGGAAAGGGCGCCTTACTGCGCACCCTCGCCGGTAAGCACCACGCGAACCGTCTCGGCCAGGACAACGATATCCAGCAGCAGCGTATGGTTTTTGACGTAGTACAGATCGTACTGGAGTTTTTGCACGGCATCATCCACCGACGCGCCGTACTGGTAGCGCACCTGGGCCCATCCGGTCACGCCGGGCTTGACGCAGTGACGCACCGCATAGAACGGGATCTCGGCGGTGAGCTGGTCGACAAAGAACGGACGCTCGGGCCGCGGCCCCACGAGGCTCATCTCGCCCATGAACACGTTGAACAGCTGGGGCAGTTCGTCGATGCGCAGCTTGCGGATGATCCGGCCGACCCGGGTGACCCGGTTGTCGTTCGACTGCGCCCAGCGCGGCTTGCCATCCTTCTCGGCATCGGTACCCATGCTACGGAACTTGATCACCTTGAACTGACGACCATTCTGGCCAACACGCAACTGGCGGTAGAACACCGGGCCGCCGTCTTCGAGCAGGATGATCAGCGC comes from Denitromonas sp. and encodes:
- a CDS encoding trypsin-like peptidase domain-containing protein translates to MSRWLRLAASVLLLSVTSAPALADLPATVSRIKPSIVAVGTYEPTRSPAFRFLGTGFAVADGLTVATNAHVLPATLDAARRETLAVAIPMGDKVNVRSAEKLRSDPDHDLATLRIVGPALPVLALSGGDVDEGQSVAFTGFPIGSALGLKPATHRGIVSAITPISIPRGNARELNARQIRSLGSDPFSVYQLDATAYPGNSGSPLFDPDSGAVIGVLNMVFVKDTKENVLSKPSGISYAIPVRYLNDLLR
- a CDS encoding nucleotide sugar dehydrogenase — protein: MTTVAVIGLGYVGLPLAVEFGKKFKTLGFDLSAEKVAAYRDFRDPTGEVSSEDLRAASQLSCHTDPSVIAEADFIVVAVPTPVDAARQPDLTPLEKSSASVGKYLKKGAIVVYESTVYPGATEEVCIPILEQTSGLKWKEDFFVGYSPERINPGDKERTVTKIVKVVSGDTPATLEKVKEVYGAVITAGVYPAATIKVAEAAKVIENTQRDLNIALINELAVIFHEVGIDTLDVLEAAGTKWNFLPFRPGLVGGHCIGVDPYYLTHKAEMLGLHPEVIRAGRRINDGMGKYVAEQTVKQMIQAGHSIKGCKVIVLGLTFKENCPDLRNSKVIDVIRELQSFGCEVVVHDPVAEAAEAMHEYGVTLVDWADLPRAQAIVATVSHREYGQMDLATLTAPLDDNGVFVDVKSAFDRHALAEAGVRVWRL
- a CDS encoding TRAP transporter small permease, whose protein sequence is MSLKKFILNLLGNIEEYLAEALLACFVVLLFVQILLRQFFQYSLPWGEELATYMFVWFAYLGATVAAKMSAHNRVTFQFNFTPPIVRKVCMALADLLWVCFNLYFVYLSYDFVFNRMNLFWKSQTLGLPMKYFYMILPIAFTLMSIRILWNNYLTLVKGVNLVDPETEEIEKLKHSATAQQ
- a CDS encoding cache domain-containing protein — protein: MFPAPRRHLRALLLALGCLAASLSLAAADDPPREALHGSRVEQRAMALLERAVAHVEAKGEAGTAAFNHGPAFIDHDLYAYALKTDGTFLASGGDSAALVGQNVLKEVDLNGKSFFREIIEQAKAFGAGRVEYRWFNPADARGEPKVAVFRAVGEIIVAAGYYPPRATPMQARVLLRDAAKAMASNPAAALEHFQRLDGAFIRDDLYVFVVRLSDGTFLAHGATPALVGTNSYELVGPDGTHVVRRMAELARDSAEGESDYAWRNPATGTVEKKHTYFKIVGDTLVAVGYYRR
- a CDS encoding TRAP transporter large permease; amino-acid sequence: MDAYIVEILFGSFFFLMLLGAPITIALGGAALATFVVVEKNPIAFVQIAFTSVGSFPLMALPAFVLAGALMEAAGISKRLVDIAETLAGPITGGLGAATVMACLFFGAISGSGPATTAAVGMLMIPAMTKRGYDRPYASAVTAASGGLGIIIPPSIPMVIFGIAALGLMPPPEAVAKHGEFASISIPKLFIAGVVPGIVMAGSLLIINYFISKKNGYVGLTDKWSFGDIRASLRRGVWSILAPVIILGGIYTGLFTPTESAIVAIFYTLFVGVALHRELKFPALLNSLRTTTWITGRVLLILFTATVFGRLLVEQRIPAIIAESILGLTDNLYLIWAMIIFFLMFVGMFMETLAAIMILVPVLLPVMYTIGVDPTHVGIVVICTLSVGFMTPPLGENLFVASGIGGSSIEAIVSRIHPFVIVSVIAIFLIAYVPQLSLWLPGLLGY
- a CDS encoding lytic transglycosylase domain-containing protein; translated protein: MRRGLVLCASLALLAGAAQAARMGETPLTPAEQDALRQHADYLHEAGLRFEHGEGVPREPDRAAACYCESARQGSADGMYALGWMYANGRGVPRDDAYAGTLFAMAAMLAHPQADRMQRFTGPYTGNVPDCLHAPAWEQDAGLITRLMARLPADRHPIIEQVARTAPDFGVDARFALAIAATESAFNPQALSPRNAMGVMQLIPETAERFNVRNAYDPAQNIRGGLAYLRWLLAYFRGDVRLVAAAYNAGEGAVERFKGVPPYPETQAYVTRILGFFSERQHPYDASVVESSAVMTPLFMADR